In the Pedobacter cryoconitis genome, CTATTCTGTCAGAGTTTATTGGCGTTAAAATATTTAGTGTGGAAGCCACGCTTGGGATCAAACATTTTAATATCAATTTATTAGGTGTCCCGAATTTATCATTTCATATGTCCGCTGGTGTGCTCACCTGGCCATTGATATTTATCATGACCGATATTATCAATGAATATTTCGGAATGAAGCAGGTGCGGTTTCTTTCAATATTGACTGCGGTGCTTATCGGTTATGCTTTTTTTATTGTCTGGGGCGCGATGAACCTGAGCTCTTCAGATTTCTGGGTAAATCAGCAAATTAATGGGCAGCAGGTAAATATGGATAATGCCTTTGCAGGTATATTTGGCCAGGGGATGTGGATTATTGTCGGGTCTATTGTTGCTTTTCTGGTCGGTCAGTTTGCAGATGTGCTCATCTTTCATAAGATTAAGAAAATAACAGGAGAGCGTGCTTTATGGCTCAGGTCTACTGGTTCTACACTGGTTTCTCAATTGATAGATAGTTTTGTAGTTATATTTATTGCTTTTTATCTGAATCCTCAATATCACTGGAGCTGGCAAATGGTAGCGGCAATAGGATTAGTAAATTATACTTATAAGTTTTTGGTAGCCATACTGATGACACCCATACTTTACCTGGTTCATCATGTGATTGATAATTACCTGGGGAAAGACCTGGCACATAAACTAATCAAAATGGCCGGACGATAGGATTGGGGGAGCTGTTGTTTAAGTTTTTAAAACATTGCAGCTAAATTTGTTGTTGTTTAGGTGATATCAGGTATTGTGAATGATAGCTTAATGATAACAGATGAGAACGGTAACTTTTTCTTTCGATCATCCTGTGGCCGTAAAAGTGTTTTTCAATTGCATTTCGGACCCTCAGCTTAAACAAGACATTAAATTTTTGCGCAGTGATGAGTGGGGATTGCTGCATATCCCTATTGATGATATTCCGGAAGGCACTTGGAAGCTGATGCTGGAATGGAATTATGAAGGCAGGGATTTTTGCATGGAAAGAACAATTGAATCGACCGGCGCTGTTTTATAGCCGATGTTTACGGACTTTAAACAATTAAATAATTATTTTATCGATTACTTACAATCTGATTGCAAATAAAAGGTATGGTTTTTGTACCTTTGAGGAAATTTTTAGACATTAATGAAGATATTTATTACAGGCCTTCCGTTAGAAGTAGGGGAAGATGAATTAACAGCCGTATTTGGTGATTTCGGTCAGGTAAAATCACTTAGAATTATCAAAGATCGTGAAACTGGTCAGAGTCGTGGTTTTGGTTTCGTAGAGATGCCAGTAGACGAAGAGGCTAAAGAAGCGATCAAGAGAATGAACGGTGGCGATTACAATGGTAACCGTATCAAAGTTGCTGAAGCACAAGAAAAACCTAATACTGGCGGTGCTGGTGGTGGTGGCGGTGGTTTCAAACGCAACAACAACAACAGAGAAAGAAGCTATTAATTAGCTTTTTTCTATTGGATCGATTTTTTCTATCATCACATAGAGAACCAGGGTTGAGTACAATCATTCCTGGTTCTTATTTCGGGTGGTTCTTACAATTATCCTGAACAGATGTGGTTGATAAAAAAACACCTGCTATTTAACCTGGCTTATGCACTGCTATTTATATTAGTGCTGGCTTCCGGATACAAGCAATATACGCTTTTGAACTACGGTCTGATACCCTGTGTAACGCTGGTATTAATCGTGTTTTTCTGCTTGACTACCAAGCTGAGCGGCCGTTTCCATCAAAGGTTATTTACAGGTTTGGTTTTCGCCCTTACCGGCAGTACTTTGTTTCTGCTGAGGGGCTATGATCCTTCCTGGTTTTCTTATGGGCTCATCGCCTTTCTGACTTGCCATCTGTTTTATATTGGTGCTTTTTACCTTGACTTCCGCTCTGCACAAGAGCTGGATAAAAAAGGGGCAAGGATTGCCATATTTAGCAGTGCAATCACTTTTACTGCTTTCTATTTCTATCTCAGACCTCATCTGGGTACCTTAAGGTTGCCTGTATTAGCCTGTATTTTTATTGTTGCTTTACTCATTATGATGGCAGCTTTTAGAAATCAGCGTGTCAATCCCCTTAGCTTTAAGCTAATTCTTACAGGCGTCCTGTTTTTTATAGGGTCCGATGCACTTTTAGCCCATACTTACTTTATCAGTCCTTTTGAGTTTTCTGATTTGCTGATCAGCATTATTTATATGATTGCCCAATACCTGATCGTAATAGGTGGAGCAGAGCGGAAATTGATCAGGCCTTTAACAGCTGATTAGTGTTTTTCCCGGTCCAGAATCGTAAACTGCTGGACAAACCTTTCTCCTTGATTGTCAACTAGTGTTAAGGTATGTTTCCCCGGTGCCGGACTCAGACTGAGCTGATGTGTGTGTGCGGTTGTCGCTACATATTCGTCATCTATATGCCAGTAGATCTGTGCGTCAGCATTTTTATGAGTCGCTGTGAAAACAACTTTCCCTCTTTTTCCATCAAATTCCAGTGGAATATAAATAGCTGCATTGTTCTTCGGATAAATCATATCCATCACATAATTATTGCCAGTATCCCCGCATCCATTCCTAAATGGTGGGAGAGGTTTATAATCACTATGCTTAATCTTATAATAATATTCCATTGCCGGAGGTAAAATAAACCAGGGTTGGTGGACCATATTTGCAGGACTTATACATTGATCTGTTACCCTGAAAGTTTTGCTCTGGTCCAAATGTATAACCTTGTGGTAAGGACAAACTACAGTTTTCTCTCCTGCAAAAGGAACCAGTTCAGTGACACGATCAGGACAGTATTCGCTAGCTTTAAAACCACTTTGCCGGCATATACTCAGCTGTTTTAACTTGTTTTTCGGAGTTTCAAACCATTTACCTTTAGGGAGTTGCCTGAAAATATCAAATAACACTGGTGCTGCGACATCAATTCCTGTTAATCCGGGCCTGCCTTCACCATCCGCATTTCCTACCCACACACAAACTACATAGTCTGGCGTAAGGCCAATTGCCCAGGCATCTCTGAAACCAAAACTTGTCCCGGTCTTCCAGGCTAAACGTTGTGCAGAGGAAAATTGCTCCCATAATCCTTCATCACCGGGACGCATCAGTTCCTCCATCGCATTAAATGTATTCCAGATAGATCCATTGTCCAGCAAGGAATTACGCTGAAGTTCATTCTCTTCTAATTTTTCTATGTTTTTTTGCTGTACATAACCCGGAGCATCATAATCATGCGGATTATAATATCCTTTATATTCGTTATAATGGTTAAGTGACCTGGCCATTCCCATATAAGTTTTGGCGAGATCCCACATGGTCACTTCACTGCCCCCAAGGATGAGCGATAAGCCATAATGATCTGCTGGCTGATTGAGTGTTGAAAAACCTAATTTCTTTAATTGATCATAAAAGCGTGGATATTTATAAGTCTGTAATAAACGGACTGCTGGAATGTTTAAGGAACGG is a window encoding:
- a CDS encoding queuosine precursor transporter; translated protein: MTFKTKESRLLLVLGSFFVANTILSEFIGVKIFSVEATLGIKHFNINLLGVPNLSFHMSAGVLTWPLIFIMTDIINEYFGMKQVRFLSILTAVLIGYAFFIVWGAMNLSSSDFWVNQQINGQQVNMDNAFAGIFGQGMWIIVGSIVAFLVGQFADVLIFHKIKKITGERALWLRSTGSTLVSQLIDSFVVIFIAFYLNPQYHWSWQMVAAIGLVNYTYKFLVAILMTPILYLVHHVIDNYLGKDLAHKLIKMAGR
- a CDS encoding RNA recognition motif domain-containing protein → MKIFITGLPLEVGEDELTAVFGDFGQVKSLRIIKDRETGQSRGFGFVEMPVDEEAKEAIKRMNGGDYNGNRIKVAEAQEKPNTGGAGGGGGGFKRNNNNRERSY
- a CDS encoding lysoplasmalogenase, producing the protein MWLIKKHLLFNLAYALLFILVLASGYKQYTLLNYGLIPCVTLVLIVFFCLTTKLSGRFHQRLFTGLVFALTGSTLFLLRGYDPSWFSYGLIAFLTCHLFYIGAFYLDFRSAQELDKKGARIAIFSSAITFTAFYFYLRPHLGTLRLPVLACIFIVALLIMMAAFRNQRVNPLSFKLILTGVLFFIGSDALLAHTYFISPFEFSDLLISIIYMIAQYLIVIGGAERKLIRPLTAD
- the pbpC gene encoding penicillin-binding protein 1C: MSVKIKQVSKLLIGDGIVFLLWCWFLLCLPSRLFVSPTSYVVEASNGALLNAAIASDGQWRFPAADSIPGKFAKCIIAFEDKRFYKHPGVDILAMARAMRQNYRAKGIVSGGSTLTMQTIRLSRRQDRTVAQKLLEILLAIRLEVRSSKQEILRLYAANAPFGSNVVGLEAAAWRYFGRSPQSLSWGEMATLAVLPNSPGLVHPGRNITRLITKRNNLLDQLAKLKIIDQATANLSKLEPVPGKPRPLPQNAPHLLNRFKTERASLKIPTTRIRSTLDEALQLKINSLLKRYNNRYRANDIDNIAALVLNVKNGTVMAYAGNIYQPENAALESHVDMIKAPRSPGSTLKPLLYASMLNDGLILPKTLIPDIPTQIGNYSPQNYDLGYDGAIAADRALSRSLNIPAVRLLQTYKYPRFYDQLKKLGFSTLNQPADHYGLSLILGGSEVTMWDLAKTYMGMARSLNHYNEYKGYYNPHDYDAPGYVQQKNIEKLEENELQRNSLLDNGSIWNTFNAMEELMRPGDEGLWEQFSSAQRLAWKTGTSFGFRDAWAIGLTPDYVVCVWVGNADGEGRPGLTGIDVAAPVLFDIFRQLPKGKWFETPKNKLKQLSICRQSGFKASEYCPDRVTELVPFAGEKTVVCPYHKVIHLDQSKTFRVTDQCISPANMVHQPWFILPPAMEYYYKIKHSDYKPLPPFRNGCGDTGNNYVMDMIYPKNNAAIYIPLEFDGKRGKVVFTATHKNADAQIYWHIDDEYVATTAHTHQLSLSPAPGKHTLTLVDNQGERFVQQFTILDREKH